The DNA segment CCGCGCTGCAACTGGCGGTGGACAAGTCCGGCTATGGCAAGCGCAAGCTGCCCAAGGGGCATGCGTGGGGCGTGGCGGTGCACGAGTCGTTCAGCACCGTGGTGGCCTACGTGGTCGACGTGTCGCTGGTGAAGGGCGAGCCGCGCGTGCACCGCGTGACCGCCGGCGTGCATGCCAACCGCGTGGTCAACCCGTTGTCGGCCGAGGCCCAGATCCAGGGCGGCTGCGTGTTCGGGCTGGCGATGACCAGGCCGGGGTTTGCCATCGAGATCGAGAACGGCGCCGTGAAGAACAGCAACTTCACGGACTTCCCGCCGCCACGCATCACCGATGCACCGGTGGTGGAGGTGTTCTTCGTGCCCTCGCAGGAGAACCCCACCGGCCTGGGCGAGCCGGGCGTGCCGCCGATCGCGCCCGCGGTGGCGAATGCGCTGTTCCGGCTGACCGGCAAGCGGCAGCGGCAGTTGCCGTTCGAGCTGGCGTAGGCGGCCGCCAGGGGCTGGCCGGATCACCGTGCCGATGGCGATATCGGCCACGCGGGCGCTATCGCGGTAAGGCAGCTCCGCCAGCTCACGCAGCGCCAGCACGTTGCGATAGGCCAGCGGCAGCTGGGGTAAGGGGGGTAGGCGGCCCTATTGCCTTTGCCCTGCGAGCCGCGTAGAACGTAGGGAAACCGGCGCCGCCAGCGGCGCCGCAGCCGCCTGCCATGCGCGGCAGCGCACAATGGAGGATCGAGGTGTGGCCATGGAGACCCAAGACAGCGCGCTGACGCTTGCCCTGTTGACCGAACCCGCGCGCGCCACGATCTGCCGCGCGCTGCTGGAAGCCGGCGAGGAAGGGCTGCCTGCCGCCGAACTGGCGCGGCTGGCCGGCCTGAGCCTGCCGCGCGCCGCGCATGTGTTCCAGGAACTGGTGCAGGCCGATGTGGTGGCGCTGGCGATCCGCGAGCGCCAGGTCTGCTACCTGCTCAAGGCCAGGCGCGCGGTGCGCGAGGCGCTGGGCTATATCGACAGCAGCGGCCTGGCTGACTGACCGGCGCGGCTGACACGCCGGCGCCATGCCGGCCGGCTATTTCCGCACCTGCTCCAGCGCCCGCTTGCGCGCGGCCTCCTGATCCTGCATCAGCCGGTAGGCCGCGTAGTACTTGAAGATGTTGCGCACATAAGTGGTGGTCTCGATGCCGATCTTCTCCGCCACCACGATCTCGACATTGTTGAACCACTTGTCGGGATCCAGGCCGCGCGCCGCCGCTTCCTTGCGCATCTTGGCGATATTGCCCGGCCCGGCGTTATAGCTGGCAAAGGCGAACAGCGGCCGGTTCGATTCCGAGAAATGCGCGTCGGGGAAGTACTTCGTCATCAGCCGGTCCATGTACTTGGCGCCGGCGTGGACGTTGGACTCGGCCATCCGGATATTGCCGACATTCAGCTCCTTGCCGGTAGCCGGCATGATCTGCATGATGCCGACCGCGCCGACGTGGCTGCGCGCCTCCTGGTTCAGCTGCGACTCCTGGAAGCCCTGCGCGGCCAGCATCAGCGGGTCGAAGCCATAGTCCTTGCCGTACTTCTCGAAGAAGGCGATGGTCTGCTGGAAGCGCTTGTACTCGGCATCCTCGGTGTTGTTCTTGATCTGCTTGACGCGCTGCATGGCCTGCTTGAGCCGGTACTCCGCCACGCCCTGCTTCTTGACGAAGTTGACGTAGAAGTCCTCGATCGCCTGCCGCAGCTGCGGGCTGTTCTTGCGGAACGCCCAGCCGACATGGCCGCCTTCGCGCACGGCCAGGTCTTCGCGCACCTTGATGTCCGGCAGGATCTGCGCCCACATCGCGGCCTTCCAGTCATCGACCACGACGATCTGCAGCACGCCCGCGTTAAGCATCTCCAGCGCGTCTTCATCTTCGAGCGCCTCAGGCAGCATGACCAGCTTCATCGGCGCCTTGCCCGCATGGCGCAGGCGGTCGTTCAGCACGGTCAGGCTGTCGAAATAGCTGCTGGCGCGCCGTACGTGCACGGTCTTGCCGGAAAGGTCGTCGAGACGCTGCAAAGCCGGCGCCTTCGGCCCGGTGACCACCAGCTCGCGCACCGGCTTGCGGTCGCGCGGCGCGGCGAAATCGACCTGCTTCAGCCGGTTCTCGGTCTCGGTCAGGTTGCCCGCGGCGATATCGCCAAGCCCCGCCATCAGGTCAGGCAGCAGGCGGTCGCGCGTGGTCGGGATGATGATGATCGTCAGCGGGCGCTTGCCGAGATCGTCGGCGTATTTCTTGTTCAGGTAGCGCTCGAAGTCACGCACCAGTTCCGCGGTCAGTCCGCGCTCGCGACCCTTGTCGCTGAAGTAGAGCGTGCGGCTGTATGGCACCAGCACGCGGATCACGCGGCTCTTGAACATCACGTCGAAGTCGCCGGTACGGGGCTTGTTGGCAAGGTTCAGGCCACGTGGCTTGGCGGGGATTGCCTGGCTTGGCGGCGCGGTCGCGGCAGGAGCCGTCGCAGCGGGCGCGGCTTTTTGCGACGGCGGAATTTGCTGCGCCACAGCAGAGGGCGCGCGCAGGCCGAGGATACCCATCAGGCCGGACAGAAGCAGGCCTGCCAACCAGAAAGACGGGCGGACAGCGGGCATGGCGTGGATTGCAAGCCGCGCAAGCATGCGCGCGGCTTGCCCATAACGAGTCTAGGCTCGATACGGCAGCTTGCAAGCGGGAGGCAGCGCGCGGCCCGCGTAAAGGCAGCGCAGGGATGCGCAATCCAGGAGGAGCGCGTCGAGGGAGTGAAAAGAAGGCGGCCGGCTTGCGCCGGCCACCCATGGCATTCGCGCTTGCGCGATGCCGCTATTGCTTGGGCGCTGCCATTTCCTGGCGGGCAGTGGAGTCCGCGGCCTTGTTCTCGACCTTGCGCTCTTGCTTGGCCTCGCTGACTTCTTCCTTGTACTCGCCCTTGGCGGCCTTCTTCTTCGCCTTGTATTCGTCGGAGGCGCGTTTGCGTGCCTCGCGGCGCTCGACCAGCGGGTCCTTGGGCGGTTCGATCTGGGTCACGCCGGGCGGCACGCCCTGCGCGCCCGACGGGGGTGCCGCGGGCGCGGCCGTGGTCTGGGCCAGCACGGTGGCGCAGCTGAGGCCTGCCAGGCCGGCGGCAATCGCGCCGACGATCTTGGGAAGGCTAGCGGGCTGTTTCGGATCCATGGAAAACCTCCAGAGTTGTTGTCGGAGGCGCCGGTAGTGGAGGGGCCCGGCGCGGCTTTGACCGCGCATCGCCGCCGTGGCGGGGATGCAGCGGTAGCACTCAGTCTAGGCAGCGGGGCGGTGTTGCGCTGTCGGGCGCACG comes from the Cupriavidus sp. P-10 genome and includes:
- a CDS encoding winged helix-turn-helix domain-containing protein is translated as METQDSALTLALLTEPARATICRALLEAGEEGLPAAELARLAGLSLPRAAHVFQELVQADVVALAIRERQVCYLLKARRAVREALGYIDSSGLAD
- a CDS encoding transglycosylase SLT domain-containing protein — translated: MPAVRPSFWLAGLLLSGLMGILGLRAPSAVAQQIPPSQKAAPAATAPAATAPPSQAIPAKPRGLNLANKPRTGDFDVMFKSRVIRVLVPYSRTLYFSDKGRERGLTAELVRDFERYLNKKYADDLGKRPLTIIIIPTTRDRLLPDLMAGLGDIAAGNLTETENRLKQVDFAAPRDRKPVRELVVTGPKAPALQRLDDLSGKTVHVRRASSYFDSLTVLNDRLRHAGKAPMKLVMLPEALEDEDALEMLNAGVLQIVVVDDWKAAMWAQILPDIKVREDLAVREGGHVGWAFRKNSPQLRQAIEDFYVNFVKKQGVAEYRLKQAMQRVKQIKNNTEDAEYKRFQQTIAFFEKYGKDYGFDPLMLAAQGFQESQLNQEARSHVGAVGIMQIMPATGKELNVGNIRMAESNVHAGAKYMDRLMTKYFPDAHFSESNRPLFAFASYNAGPGNIAKMRKEAAARGLDPDKWFNNVEIVVAEKIGIETTTYVRNIFKYYAAYRLMQDQEAARKRALEQVRK